From Actinomyces sp. oral taxon 171 str. F0337, one genomic window encodes:
- a CDS encoding nuclear transport factor 2 family protein: MLVLCHAEEFDRESGGDMSTLLEHKEAIREVIDLFSNLEIDVLEQAKLVTSDVHFEVYDSDGSVMVELDGRDKLIEVFQKAISEIKTAYHLNGQQVITVDGDSAIDVHYGKAILVQEVDGKDVVVDRSYRYTDTLVLTDGAWLIKRRIQHLVLSETRPL, from the coding sequence ATGCTTGTGTTGTGCCATGCAGAAGAATTCGACCGTGAAAGCGGGGGTGACATGTCGACATTGCTGGAACACAAAGAGGCCATCCGTGAAGTCATAGATCTTTTCTCGAACCTGGAGATCGATGTGCTTGAGCAGGCTAAGCTCGTCACCTCCGACGTTCATTTCGAGGTCTACGACTCGGATGGTTCTGTCATGGTGGAACTTGACGGTAGAGATAAGCTTATTGAAGTATTTCAAAAGGCAATTTCGGAAATCAAAACTGCTTATCACCTCAATGGGCAGCAAGTCATTACTGTTGATGGCGATTCCGCCATCGATGTTCACTATGGCAAAGCGATTTTGGTGCAAGAGGTGGATGGTAAGGACGTTGTTGTGGATCGCTCCTATCGTTACACTGACACCCTCGTGCTGACAGACGGCGCTTGGCTCATCAAGCGTCGCATTCAGCATCTTGTTTTGAGTGAAACGCGGCCACTTTGA